In Phreatobacter aquaticus, a single genomic region encodes these proteins:
- a CDS encoding extracellular solute-binding protein, which produces MHARFLSFAFSLLLAAAHGANAADWPRAEIRPGIAMQGEPATSPDLAHRRYVNPDAPTGGRIVFGNTGTFDTLNPFAVRGLSVPGLRPYLHETLLTRSYDEPFTLYPQIARGIEVPDDRSWAIFHVDERARFSDGRPVTAEDVLFSFELLRERGRPNHRTYYRKVVRADVIDRLTIRFDLSGDDDREMPMILGLMPILPKHAIDVATFEETSLTPLVGSGPYVVVEAKPGESLLIRRNPDWWGRDLPINRGMFNFDEIRFDFYRDANSLFEAFKKGLVDVRFETDPGQWASAYDFPAIRDGRVIKTTVHQSTPKGIRGFAMNTRRTVFHDVRVREALGLLFDFEWTNRNLYSGGFGRTLSIFEDSPLSARRQPAGDQERQLLGEVGADVRADILEGRYDAPRSDGTGADRTRLREALALFHESGWVLQAGVLRNRSTGTPFSFEILVTLKEQERLALAYQRFLKRGGIDARIRTVDAVQYDRRVRDYDFDMIDYRWWNVSLSPGNEQAFYWGTEAGRSPGSRNVPGIADSAADRLITRITEARNPAELNRAARALDRVLMGGFYWVPLFHQPAQWIARWNHIGVPAESSIFGYLTETWWRDQPGGALRQ; this is translated from the coding sequence TCTAGCCGCGGCGCATGGCGCCAATGCGGCGGACTGGCCGCGCGCCGAAATCCGCCCAGGTATCGCCATGCAGGGCGAACCCGCGACCAGCCCCGACCTCGCCCACAGGCGCTACGTCAATCCGGATGCACCCACGGGCGGCAGGATCGTCTTCGGCAATACCGGCACCTTCGACACGCTCAATCCATTCGCTGTCCGAGGCCTCTCCGTCCCCGGCCTGCGTCCCTATCTCCATGAGACGCTCCTCACCCGCTCCTACGACGAGCCCTTCACGCTCTACCCGCAGATCGCCCGGGGCATCGAGGTCCCCGATGATCGCTCCTGGGCAATCTTCCACGTTGATGAGCGAGCCCGCTTCTCGGATGGCCGGCCGGTCACTGCAGAGGATGTGCTTTTTTCCTTCGAACTGTTGCGCGAACGAGGTCGTCCCAACCACCGGACCTATTATCGCAAGGTCGTACGCGCAGACGTGATCGATCGCCTGACAATCCGCTTCGACCTTTCGGGCGATGACGACCGTGAAATGCCGATGATTCTCGGCCTCATGCCGATCCTTCCGAAACACGCCATCGACGTTGCGACATTCGAAGAGACATCGCTGACGCCGCTTGTCGGGTCGGGCCCCTATGTTGTTGTCGAGGCAAAGCCAGGCGAGAGCCTGCTCATCCGCCGCAATCCCGATTGGTGGGGCCGTGACCTGCCGATCAATCGAGGCATGTTCAACTTCGACGAGATCCGGTTCGATTTCTACCGCGACGCGAATTCGCTGTTCGAAGCCTTCAAGAAGGGCCTTGTCGACGTCCGCTTCGAGACCGATCCGGGTCAATGGGCCTCCGCCTATGATTTTCCAGCGATCCGCGATGGCCGCGTCATCAAGACAACTGTCCATCAGAGTACACCGAAAGGCATCCGTGGCTTTGCGATGAACACCAGGCGCACCGTCTTCCATGACGTTCGTGTGCGTGAGGCGCTCGGTCTCCTGTTCGATTTCGAATGGACCAACCGCAATCTCTATTCGGGTGGCTTCGGGCGCACATTGTCGATCTTTGAGGATTCGCCCCTTTCCGCCCGCCGGCAACCGGCCGGCGATCAGGAGCGTCAGCTGCTTGGGGAGGTTGGCGCCGATGTCCGCGCCGACATTCTCGAAGGCCGATACGACGCGCCACGCTCCGATGGAACGGGGGCTGACAGGACGAGGCTGAGGGAAGCACTCGCTCTCTTCCATGAATCGGGATGGGTGCTTCAGGCAGGTGTGCTGCGCAACCGGTCGACGGGGACACCGTTCTCGTTCGAAATCCTGGTGACGCTGAAGGAACAGGAACGGCTGGCGCTCGCCTATCAGCGGTTTCTGAAGCGTGGCGGCATCGACGCAAGAATTCGCACGGTTGATGCGGTTCAGTATGACCGGCGCGTGCGGGACTATGATTTCGACATGATCGACTACCGGTGGTGGAACGTCTCGCTGTCACCCGGCAACGAACAGGCCTTCTACTGGGGCACCGAGGCGGGACGTTCGCCCGGCAGCCGCAACGTCCCCGGTATCGCCGATTCCGCCGCCGATCGCCTGATCACCCGAATCACCGAAGCCCGCAATCCAGCCGAACTAAACCGCGCCGCCCGCGCGCTGGACCGTGTTCTGATGGGTGGCTTCTACTGGGTTCCGCTGTTTCACCAACCGGCGCAGTGGATTGCGCGCTGGAATCATATTGGAGTCCCTGCCGAATCATCGATTTTCGGCTATCTCACAGAGACATGGTGGCGTGACCAGCCTGGGGGGGCATTGCGGCAGTGA
- a CDS encoding AMP-binding protein: MTGRRTGTAKTAEPGFAGRATVDSLLRRAADIRPDIGALADASNRTALIGGEPRRLDWASLDRAVDVLAARFQALGFPLDSVIATQFPLCTDAVVGFLAIARAGLISAPIPLGWGRRETVAHLQRVGARGILTCGRAGPLECADMMRFAAAETFSVRFVMSIGGPSLDGVVSLDDIFDHDGPADRIEITRPGNPADHVVMVTAETAADGLYPVPRSHNELIAGGLGAFMAGVPDETSVLAASLAPDSFAAIALQIVPWLMSGGRLIVHPPLAPRVLADDLGPAGVTHVILPVAAGAIILRPAPENRPVLRHLTLLARRGDELGLALALRPEGVAVDSFLAIGEAALTRIVPGGGGAAIPLGPDTFATGAGQAPILVETRVTAGGTLAVKGAMVPSAAFPPGAERDVPPVWLVDAQGYFDTQLPVSVDKATKTLSVSGRTAGVVSVGGRRLAERDIKQAYQDAGGDIAPVIKDDAVLGQRVSGVIGDGRAIVGLALRLEATGLTPLGIPGAARQGTRVPFEDTRPKEPESPRDALAETQATLEQLLTMARTAIAR; this comes from the coding sequence TTGACCGGACGACGGACGGGAACGGCGAAGACAGCCGAACCGGGCTTTGCTGGCCGGGCGACGGTCGACAGCCTGCTTCGCCGTGCGGCCGATATTCGTCCCGACATCGGGGCGCTGGCCGATGCATCCAATCGCACGGCATTGATCGGCGGCGAGCCTCGCCGGCTCGATTGGGCAAGCCTGGATCGCGCCGTCGATGTGCTGGCAGCCCGGTTTCAGGCGCTCGGCTTCCCGCTTGATAGCGTGATCGCCACTCAGTTCCCCCTTTGCACTGATGCGGTCGTGGGCTTCCTGGCCATTGCGCGCGCTGGGCTGATCTCGGCGCCAATCCCGCTTGGCTGGGGAAGGCGTGAGACGGTCGCCCACCTTCAGCGTGTGGGTGCTCGCGGCATCCTGACCTGCGGACGCGCCGGCCCGCTGGAATGCGCCGACATGATGCGGTTTGCTGCGGCTGAAACCTTTTCCGTGCGCTTTGTGATGTCCATCGGCGGTCCGTCACTCGACGGCGTGGTGTCGCTCGACGACATCTTTGACCACGATGGTCCGGCCGACCGGATCGAGATCACCCGGCCGGGCAATCCGGCGGATCATGTCGTGATGGTCACCGCAGAGACGGCGGCGGATGGGCTGTATCCTGTGCCGCGCAGCCACAACGAACTGATTGCCGGTGGCCTTGGCGCTTTCATGGCTGGAGTTCCAGACGAGACCTCGGTGCTCGCGGCTAGCCTCGCCCCCGACTCGTTTGCCGCCATCGCGCTGCAGATCGTGCCCTGGCTGATGAGCGGTGGTCGTCTGATCGTGCATCCGCCGCTTGCTCCTCGCGTGCTGGCCGACGATCTCGGCCCCGCTGGCGTGACCCACGTCATCCTGCCGGTCGCTGCCGGCGCGATCATCCTGCGTCCTGCGCCCGAGAACCGGCCGGTCTTGCGCCACCTGACGCTGCTCGCTCGGCGGGGTGATGAACTCGGTCTGGCTTTGGCGCTTCGCCCAGAGGGAGTAGCCGTCGATTCCTTCCTTGCCATTGGTGAGGCAGCCCTCACCCGCATCGTGCCGGGAGGTGGCGGCGCCGCCATTCCGCTTGGCCCCGACACATTCGCGACAGGCGCCGGACAGGCGCCGATCCTGGTCGAGACCCGCGTCACCGCGGGAGGAACCCTGGCTGTCAAAGGCGCGATGGTGCCTTCGGCCGCCTTCCCGCCGGGCGCGGAGCGGGATGTGCCGCCGGTCTGGCTGGTCGACGCGCAGGGCTATTTCGATACCCAACTGCCGGTCAGCGTGGACAAGGCCACCAAGACACTGTCCGTATCCGGTCGCACCGCGGGAGTTGTTTCGGTCGGTGGCCGTCGCCTGGCCGAGCGAGACATCAAGCAGGCGTATCAGGACGCCGGTGGCGACATCGCGCCGGTCATCAAGGATGATGCGGTTCTTGGCCAGCGGGTGTCCGGCGTCATCGGCGATGGACGCGCCATCGTGGGCCTCGCGCTGCGCCTTGAGGCGACGGGCCTCACGCCCTTGGGCATTCCGGGCGCCGCTCGGCAAGGCACGCGGGTGCCGTTCGAAGATACCCGGCCGAAGGAGCCGGAGTCCCCTCGCGATGCGCTCGCCGAGACACAGGCAACGCTCGAACAGCTCCTCACCATGGCGCGGACGGCCATCGCACGCTAA
- a CDS encoding DsbA family oxidoreductase, translating to MSVQPLSVDVISDVVCPWCFIGKRRLEKALGLVPEIAVEIRWRPYQLAPELPAGGIPRDEYLTAKFGSVERSRQLFQRVVSAGAEDGIAFAFDRIAISPNTLDAHRLILWSRTAGTQDALVEALFRSYFLEGANLADRDTLIAIGVAHGLDTALLTELFGSDADIDRTQRDIASARNIGVTGVPFFIIGGRYGIAGAEAPETIAGALRQAASEQHEAANA from the coding sequence ATGTCCGTTCAGCCGCTCTCGGTCGATGTCATTTCCGACGTCGTCTGTCCCTGGTGCTTCATTGGCAAGCGCCGGCTCGAGAAGGCTCTTGGGCTGGTTCCTGAGATCGCCGTGGAAATCCGGTGGCGCCCTTACCAGCTGGCGCCGGAACTTCCGGCCGGCGGCATTCCCCGGGACGAGTACCTGACGGCCAAGTTCGGCAGCGTGGAGCGCAGCCGCCAGTTGTTCCAACGGGTCGTTTCGGCCGGCGCGGAAGATGGCATTGCGTTCGCCTTCGACCGAATCGCGATTTCTCCGAACACGCTGGACGCGCATCGCCTGATCCTCTGGTCGAGGACTGCTGGCACCCAGGACGCCCTGGTCGAAGCGCTCTTTCGGTCCTATTTTCTCGAAGGCGCCAACCTGGCCGACCGCGACACATTGATCGCGATCGGCGTGGCCCACGGGCTCGATACCGCTCTTTTGACTGAACTGTTCGGCTCCGATGCCGACATCGACCGCACGCAGCGAGATATCGCCTCTGCCCGCAACATCGGTGTCACTGGCGTGCCCTTCTTCATCATCGGCGGCCGCTATGGCATTGCCGGCGCCGAAGCGCCTGAGACAATCGCTGGCGCGCTTCGCCAGGCCGCGAGTGAACAGCACGAAGCAGCCAACGCCTGA
- the moaC gene encoding cyclic pyranopterin monophosphate synthase MoaC: MAQGTVLTHLDPSGQANMVDVSAKPATERVAVAEGRVVMRPETLAIVRAGEAKKGDVLGTARLAGIMASKKTHDLIPLCHPLLLTKVAVDIVPDDALPGVRVSAIVKVSGQTGVEMEALTAVSVACLTVYDMVKAVDRGMRIEGIRLIEKSGGASGPFQAD; this comes from the coding sequence ATGGCGCAAGGAACAGTGCTCACCCACCTCGACCCCAGCGGTCAGGCCAACATGGTCGACGTGTCGGCAAAGCCGGCGACCGAGCGTGTCGCTGTCGCTGAAGGCCGCGTCGTGATGCGGCCGGAGACACTGGCCATTGTTCGCGCGGGAGAGGCCAAGAAGGGCGATGTGCTCGGTACGGCCCGTCTCGCTGGCATCATGGCGTCGAAGAAGACCCACGACCTGATTCCTCTCTGCCACCCACTCCTGCTCACCAAGGTCGCCGTCGACATCGTGCCGGACGACGCCCTGCCTGGCGTCCGGGTCAGCGCGATTGTCAAGGTGTCGGGGCAGACCGGCGTCGAGATGGAAGCGCTGACGGCTGTTTCCGTGGCTTGTCTCACGGTCTACGACATGGTCAAGGCCGTCGATCGCGGAATGCGGATCGAGGGCATCCGGTTGATCGAGAAATCCGGCGGAGCCTCCGGACCGTTCCAGGCCGACTGA
- a CDS encoding molybdopterin molybdotransferase MoeA → MADLLPVGDALARIIDGKDALPEEWVPLDQADGRVLARDLAARRTQPPGDVSAMDGYAVRVADLPGILHVVGESAAGRPFAGSIPAGGAVRIFTGAQVPEGADSVVMQEDAHRDGSAVRITATSTPGRHIRPMGLDFSEGIVGLRAGTRLNPRSLSLAAAMNHGELPVHRRPRVAILSTGDELVEPGCEPGPSQIVSSNATGLAAFVRREGGEPIPLGIVADRIDDTLAAVRQARAAGADVLVTSGGASVGEYDLIRDVIAREGAALGFWRIAMRPGKPLMMSDLGPMRLLGLPGNPVASFVCATIFLGPLLRRLSGRSDWQWKTEAATLGAAVRANDFRADFLRAKLSGNGQALIATAFAIQDSSMIRVLADSDALIMRAPFAPEAPAGSACEIIRLAD, encoded by the coding sequence ATGGCTGACCTCCTGCCGGTTGGCGACGCTTTGGCCCGCATCATCGACGGCAAGGATGCCTTGCCGGAAGAATGGGTGCCGCTCGACCAAGCCGATGGGAGGGTTCTTGCCCGCGATCTCGCCGCCAGGCGGACACAACCGCCAGGCGACGTCTCTGCCATGGATGGCTATGCCGTCCGCGTCGCCGACCTTCCTGGCATTCTCCATGTTGTCGGCGAGTCAGCAGCCGGCAGACCGTTCGCAGGGTCAATTCCCGCCGGCGGTGCGGTCCGCATCTTCACGGGCGCGCAAGTGCCTGAAGGCGCCGACTCAGTCGTGATGCAGGAGGATGCGCATCGTGACGGCTCCGCTGTGCGGATCACCGCGACTTCGACTCCAGGGCGTCATATCCGTCCGATGGGCCTCGACTTCTCCGAGGGCATCGTGGGTCTGCGCGCCGGCACAAGACTCAATCCGCGCAGCCTCTCGCTTGCGGCAGCCATGAATCATGGCGAGCTGCCCGTGCATCGGCGTCCCAGGGTTGCCATCCTCTCGACGGGCGATGAACTCGTCGAGCCGGGATGCGAACCTGGACCAAGCCAGATTGTGTCCTCCAATGCGACTGGCCTCGCTGCCTTTGTCCGGCGCGAAGGCGGCGAGCCCATCCCGCTCGGCATTGTCGCTGACCGGATCGACGACACGCTTGCCGCTGTCAGACAGGCCCGGGCCGCGGGCGCGGACGTTCTCGTGACATCCGGTGGCGCGTCCGTCGGCGAATATGACCTTATCCGTGATGTGATCGCTCGGGAGGGAGCGGCGCTGGGCTTCTGGCGGATTGCCATGCGCCCGGGCAAACCGCTGATGATGAGCGACCTTGGACCGATGCGGTTGCTTGGCCTTCCCGGCAATCCTGTCGCCTCGTTCGTCTGCGCGACGATCTTCCTTGGCCCCTTGCTTCGCAGGCTCTCCGGCCGCAGCGACTGGCAATGGAAGACCGAAGCTGCGACTTTGGGGGCGGCGGTGCGGGCCAATGACTTTCGCGCCGACTTCCTCAGGGCGAAACTGAGCGGCAATGGGCAAGCCTTGATCGCAACCGCCTTTGCCATCCAGGACTCCTCGATGATCCGGGTCCTTGCGGACTCGGACGCCCTCATCATGCGTGCCCCCTTTGCGCCAGAGGCTCCAGCGGGTTCGGCCTGCGAGATCATTCGCCTCGCCGACTAA
- the lexA gene encoding transcriptional repressor LexA, whose translation MLTRKQHELLRFIQERLTESGVPPSFDEMKEALDLKSKSGIHRLITALEERGFIRRLPNRARALEIIRQPEQSAGPVRGRFSPSVIEGSLGRARPSAPDDDTVMPVAVPLMGRIAAGVPREAIEHRVSTISVPPEMLTRGEHYALEVRGDSMIDAGILEGDLALVRKTDSAETGDIIVALIDDEEATLKRLRKRGTSIALEAANPAYETRVLGPDRVRIQGKLVGLIRRY comes from the coding sequence ATGTTGACGCGCAAGCAACACGAACTCCTTCGTTTCATCCAGGAACGGCTGACCGAAAGCGGTGTGCCGCCATCCTTCGACGAAATGAAGGAGGCCCTCGATCTCAAGTCCAAATCAGGCATCCACCGTCTGATCACGGCGCTGGAAGAGCGGGGCTTCATCCGGCGGCTCCCGAACCGCGCAAGAGCGCTCGAGATCATTCGCCAGCCAGAGCAGTCTGCAGGCCCTGTCCGCGGTCGCTTTTCGCCGAGTGTCATCGAAGGGTCGCTCGGGCGCGCCCGCCCCTCGGCGCCCGACGATGACACGGTCATGCCGGTGGCCGTCCCGCTCATGGGCCGCATCGCCGCAGGTGTACCGCGCGAAGCCATTGAGCACCGCGTCAGCACCATCTCCGTGCCCCCTGAAATGCTGACCCGCGGCGAACATTATGCCCTTGAGGTCCGGGGCGACTCGATGATCGATGCCGGCATTCTCGAAGGTGATCTCGCACTGGTCCGCAAGACAGATTCCGCTGAAACCGGAGACATCATCGTGGCCCTGATCGACGATGAAGAGGCAACGCTCAAGCGACTGCGCAAGCGCGGGACCTCGATCGCGCTGGAAGCGGCCAATCCGGCCTACGAAACGCGTGTTCTCGGCCCTGACCGCGTGCGCATCCAGGGCAAGTTGGTGGGGCTGATCCGCCGCTACTGA
- a CDS encoding ComEC/Rec2 family competence protein produces MVQRLQVWGALELERGRAFLFLPIAFGSGILIYFAAPDEPTLLAPLALTILLAGLTFRLRTHHGTFLALAGAAMVSCGFTVGALRSAWVAHPVLGTEVPYVRLTAWVEAVERREGGDRLTLLVVSAEPALPVRIERLRATARAASGAKTGSAIAIAARLRPPADPAAPGLFDFGRDAFYSGVGATGFVIGQVAAANAGEAPRAIRLRAALDRLRSAISERIRAAIPGPAGAIADALVTGKRDGIPEGLNEAMRAAGTYHILSISGFHMALVAALVFALVRGTLALFPSFALRRRVKALAALVALVVSTAYLVISGAEVATQRSWIMIAVVLIGVALDRGALTLRTLALAALVVLALSPESIIGPSFQMSFAATLALVAGYGMLRPWAERHAENRAGAGRALLSLTNGIAGLATSSFVASLATTPYSAYHFNTLQLFGVAGNLLGAPIIEFVVMPLEILALLLWPFGFDQPVWSLVGSGIHWFVWLMEWVASWPGGRIVVPSFSPLSLALISAGIILLALLTTPLRWAGVPIFLVGLGVLPLRDPPDILIDGEGGSIAVRGSDGRLRALSPRGNRFTLQRWLLSDGDARQPAHDTIRSGVTCDPQGCGAILPGGDRIVVSTDPEGLADDCREARFVVTRIPAPVPCAARVIDLRAIAWTGAVTLHRAGTNYRIETARPAAGGARPWHRPRPSGAMPALLSEPTTAGPVVVAPAAAEPSTEEADPAQ; encoded by the coding sequence TTGGTCCAGCGCCTCCAGGTCTGGGGGGCGCTTGAACTGGAACGTGGCCGCGCTTTCCTGTTTCTTCCGATCGCGTTCGGCTCCGGCATCCTGATCTATTTCGCGGCTCCTGACGAACCAACCCTGTTGGCTCCTCTCGCGCTGACGATCCTGCTGGCGGGATTGACCTTCCGGCTGCGCACGCACCATGGAACCTTTCTCGCTCTGGCAGGTGCGGCAATGGTTAGCTGCGGCTTCACGGTGGGTGCGCTCCGATCGGCGTGGGTGGCACATCCGGTCCTCGGAACGGAGGTTCCGTACGTCCGGCTGACAGCCTGGGTGGAAGCCGTCGAGCGGCGTGAAGGCGGCGACAGGCTGACCTTGCTGGTGGTCAGTGCGGAACCTGCCTTGCCCGTCAGAATAGAGCGACTGCGCGCCACGGCGCGGGCGGCGAGTGGCGCCAAGACCGGGTCGGCGATTGCAATAGCCGCCAGGCTCAGGCCGCCGGCGGATCCAGCCGCACCCGGCCTCTTCGATTTCGGCCGCGACGCGTTCTATTCGGGTGTTGGCGCGACCGGCTTTGTTATCGGGCAGGTTGCCGCCGCCAATGCCGGCGAGGCCCCTCGGGCAATCCGCCTGCGGGCGGCGCTCGATCGGCTGCGTTCGGCGATCAGCGAGCGCATCCGCGCCGCGATACCGGGACCCGCGGGCGCCATTGCCGATGCACTGGTCACAGGCAAGCGGGATGGCATTCCCGAAGGTCTCAACGAGGCCATGCGGGCGGCCGGTACCTACCACATCCTGTCGATCTCGGGCTTCCACATGGCGCTGGTGGCGGCGCTGGTCTTCGCTCTGGTCAGGGGAACGCTCGCCCTCTTCCCGTCATTCGCGCTGAGACGGCGCGTGAAGGCACTGGCAGCCTTGGTCGCCCTGGTGGTTTCTACGGCCTATCTGGTGATTTCCGGCGCTGAGGTCGCCACCCAACGCTCCTGGATCATGATAGCCGTTGTTCTCATCGGGGTCGCGCTCGACCGAGGTGCGCTCACGTTGCGGACACTGGCTCTCGCTGCTTTGGTCGTGCTGGCCCTGAGCCCGGAAAGCATCATTGGTCCGAGCTTCCAGATGTCTTTTGCCGCGACGCTCGCTCTCGTCGCGGGGTACGGGATGCTGAGGCCATGGGCCGAGCGCCACGCCGAGAACAGGGCAGGGGCCGGGCGTGCGCTTCTCTCGCTGACCAACGGGATTGCGGGCCTGGCGACAAGCTCTTTCGTCGCATCCCTCGCGACGACGCCCTATTCCGCCTATCATTTCAATACGCTGCAACTCTTCGGCGTCGCGGGAAATCTCCTAGGCGCGCCGATCATCGAGTTCGTCGTGATGCCGCTGGAAATCCTGGCGCTGTTGCTCTGGCCCTTCGGGTTCGATCAGCCCGTGTGGAGCCTCGTCGGCTCGGGAATCCACTGGTTCGTCTGGCTGATGGAATGGGTCGCGTCCTGGCCGGGCGGACGCATTGTCGTGCCCTCGTTCTCGCCCTTGTCGCTGGCGCTGATCTCGGCCGGCATCATCCTGCTCGCTTTGCTGACGACACCCCTGCGTTGGGCCGGAGTGCCTATCTTCCTGGTCGGTCTTGGCGTCCTGCCGCTGCGGGACCCGCCGGATATCCTGATCGATGGCGAAGGCGGCAGTATTGCCGTCCGTGGCAGCGACGGCCGCCTGCGAGCGCTGTCACCCAGAGGCAATCGCTTCACGCTGCAACGCTGGCTCTTGTCGGACGGTGATGCGCGACAGCCGGCCCATGACACGATCCGGTCAGGAGTGACCTGCGATCCCCAGGGCTGCGGTGCGATTCTTCCGGGAGGCGATCGCATCGTCGTGTCGACGGATCCAGAGGGCCTTGCGGACGATTGCCGGGAGGCCCGTTTCGTTGTGACGAGGATACCGGCGCCAGTTCCTTGCGCAGCCCGGGTGATCGACCTGCGCGCAATCGCCTGGACCGGTGCCGTCACCCTTCATCGTGCGGGGACCAACTATCGGATCGAAACTGCCCGGCCGGCTGCCGGCGGAGCCCGTCCGTGGCACCGTCCGCGGCCTTCTGGAGCCATGCCTGCGTTGCTATCAGAGCCGACAACAGCCGGACCAGTGGTCGTCGCACCCGCCGCGGCGGAGCCAAGCACGGAGGAGGCCGATCCCGCGCAGTGA
- the gltX gene encoding glutamate--tRNA ligase — MTVVARFAPSPTGFLHIGGARTALFNWLYAKKTGGKMLLRIEDTDRQRSTNEAIAAILDGLEWLGLAWDDQTIYQFARADRHAAVARDLLAAGKAYYCYATPAELDAMRELAMKEGRPPRYDGRWRDRDPAEAPEGVKPVVRLKARQDGETVVNDLVQGRVVIPNKDLDDLILLRSDGTPTYMHAVVVDDHDMAVTHIIRGVDHLTNAARQTQIYEACGWAVPAMAHIPLIHGPDGAKLSKRHGALGVDAYRAMGYLPEALRNYLVRLGWSQGDREFFSTEEMIEAFDLSSVGRSPARFDFAKLEAVNGHYIRHADDARLIAAIDTILPHIENGDAIAATLTPKVREQLLKAMPGLKERAKTVLDLIDGARFITAMRPLPMEEKAAALLTPDARSHLGALHTRLAAMPEWSAASADAAVRAEAEAQGVKLGAIAQPLRAAVTGRTTSPGIFDVLDVLGRDESLARIADQIGG; from the coding sequence ATGACCGTCGTCGCCCGCTTTGCTCCATCTCCGACGGGTTTCCTTCATATTGGAGGCGCGCGTACTGCCCTGTTCAACTGGCTTTATGCCAAGAAGACCGGTGGCAAGATGCTGCTTCGGATCGAGGATACCGATCGGCAGCGCTCGACCAACGAAGCGATTGCCGCGATCCTCGATGGGTTGGAATGGCTCGGCCTCGCATGGGACGACCAGACGATCTACCAGTTTGCCCGCGCCGATCGTCACGCAGCGGTCGCCCGTGACCTGCTGGCCGCCGGCAAGGCCTATTATTGCTATGCCACGCCGGCCGAACTCGACGCCATGCGCGAGCTTGCGATGAAGGAGGGGCGCCCGCCCCGCTACGATGGGCGCTGGCGCGACCGCGATCCCGCCGAAGCCCCGGAGGGCGTGAAGCCGGTCGTCCGTCTTAAGGCCCGGCAGGACGGCGAAACCGTCGTGAACGATCTTGTCCAGGGCCGCGTGGTCATTCCGAACAAGGATCTCGACGACCTCATCCTGCTCCGCTCCGACGGCACCCCAACCTACATGCATGCCGTGGTCGTGGACGATCACGACATGGCGGTCACTCACATCATCCGCGGCGTCGACCATCTCACCAATGCGGCGCGCCAGACCCAGATCTATGAGGCGTGCGGCTGGGCCGTGCCGGCCATGGCGCATATCCCGCTGATCCATGGGCCCGACGGCGCCAAGCTGTCCAAGCGGCACGGTGCGCTGGGCGTCGATGCTTACCGCGCCATGGGCTACCTGCCCGAGGCGCTGCGGAACTATCTTGTCCGGCTTGGCTGGAGCCAGGGCGACCGCGAATTCTTCTCGACCGAGGAGATGATCGAGGCATTCGACCTGTCATCCGTGGGGCGGTCGCCGGCGCGGTTCGACTTCGCCAAGCTCGAGGCGGTCAACGGCCATTACATTCGTCATGCCGACGATGCCCGCCTGATCGCGGCAATCGATACGATCCTGCCGCACATCGAGAATGGCGATGCGATCGCAGCGACGCTCACACCCAAGGTTCGGGAGCAGTTGCTGAAGGCCATGCCTGGCCTGAAGGAGCGCGCCAAGACCGTCCTCGATCTGATCGACGGAGCACGGTTCATCACGGCCATGCGTCCGTTGCCGATGGAAGAGAAGGCAGCAGCCCTGCTGACGCCCGATGCTCGAAGCCACCTCGGCGCCCTGCATACGCGGCTTGCGGCCATGCCGGAGTGGAGTGCCGCGTCAGCAGACGCGGCGGTACGCGCAGAAGCAGAGGCACAGGGCGTCAAGCTCGGCGCCATTGCGCAGCCGCTGCGTGCCGCGGTGACCGGGCGGACCACGTCGCCAGGCATTTTCGACGTCCTCGACGTGCTCGGCCGCGACGAAAGTCTAGCGCGCATAGCCGATCAGATCGGCGGCTGA